In Bacillus sp. NP247, one DNA window encodes the following:
- a CDS encoding cell wall metabolism sensor histidine kinase WalK, which produces MRKIFEPIIWMNQVLKKMIGKTVSYLQKSIRVQLITTFTFCTLLGVLVGWSSSSFFEDANKISIIDYASGMEAIDGQTQRLVESMTEEGKEINIQELLDQLNHQNQLKVLIIDENGKVVYKTKGAPEEQINLHETMRNVMDFKMDQVRYVEAQNLIQDRAEQKRKEFTTFYPVTVNTKNMYIIASGIPQGNVKYVVNGSSPFPSVLGFITFLLSFFYITKRKMNQIEAMAEGVREFSKGNLQYKIKQAGQDEIGVLTSNINQMAEKLLANIEKEKQIEKQKSELITNVSHDLRTPLTSIMGYLRLLGDAKYENKEQHDEYIKIAFSKSEQLKMLIEDLFEYTKLTDENMVLDSQEVCMNELLDQLIEELVPQAEEHNLSFVKKFQEDRIYAVVDSEKMVRVFENLLINAIKYSIDKVEIQVSLQREEQHIKISIANHSEEFTKKELENLFERFYKKDQSRSRAVEGSGLGLAIAKSIVELHKGEIRAEYENGVIQFIILLPI; this is translated from the coding sequence TTGAGAAAGATATTTGAACCGATAATATGGATGAATCAAGTTTTAAAAAAAATGATAGGTAAAACAGTTAGTTATTTGCAAAAGAGCATACGGGTACAGCTAATTACTACATTTACTTTCTGTACATTACTTGGTGTATTAGTAGGGTGGTCTTCATCTTCCTTTTTCGAGGATGCGAATAAAATTTCTATCATTGATTATGCATCAGGTATGGAAGCCATTGATGGACAGACACAAAGGCTTGTTGAAAGTATGACAGAAGAGGGTAAGGAAATTAATATACAAGAACTGCTTGATCAATTAAATCATCAAAATCAATTGAAGGTTTTAATAATAGATGAGAATGGGAAAGTCGTTTATAAAACAAAGGGAGCACCGGAAGAACAGATTAATCTTCATGAGACGATGCGTAATGTAATGGATTTTAAAATGGATCAAGTACGCTATGTAGAGGCACAGAATTTAATTCAAGATAGAGCTGAACAAAAGCGTAAGGAGTTTACAACCTTTTATCCAGTTACTGTTAATACGAAAAATATGTATATCATTGCAAGTGGTATACCACAAGGAAATGTAAAGTATGTAGTGAACGGTAGTAGTCCATTCCCATCTGTACTAGGTTTTATTACTTTTCTACTTTCTTTCTTTTATATAACGAAAAGGAAAATGAATCAGATTGAAGCAATGGCAGAAGGAGTAAGAGAGTTTTCGAAAGGGAACTTACAATATAAAATCAAACAGGCAGGTCAAGATGAAATAGGTGTGTTAACTTCAAATATTAATCAAATGGCAGAAAAGCTTTTGGCTAATATAGAAAAAGAAAAACAAATAGAGAAACAAAAAAGTGAATTGATTACAAATGTATCACATGATTTAAGAACACCACTTACTTCTATTATGGGGTATTTACGCTTACTAGGTGATGCGAAATATGAAAATAAAGAACAGCATGATGAGTATATAAAAATTGCTTTCTCAAAATCAGAGCAGTTGAAGATGTTAATAGAGGATTTGTTTGAGTATACAAAACTAACAGATGAAAATATGGTATTAGATTCGCAAGAAGTGTGTATGAATGAACTACTTGATCAGTTAATAGAAGAGCTAGTACCACAAGCGGAGGAACATAATCTCTCATTCGTGAAAAAATTTCAGGAAGATCGTATATATGCCGTTGTGGATTCAGAAAAAATGGTACGTGTGTTTGAAAATCTCTTAATAAATGCAATTAAATACAGTATAGATAAAGTGGAAATTCAAGTTTCACTTCAAAGAGAAGAACAGCATATCAAAATTTCTATAGCGAATCATAGTGAAGAATTTACAAAAAAAGAGTTAGAGAACTTATTTGAGCGTTTTTATAAAAAAGATCAATCTAGAAGTAGAGCTGTAGAAGGTTCAGGCTTGGGGCTTGCAATTGCAAAAAGCATTGTTGAATTGCACAAAGGAGAAATTCGAGCGGAATATGAAAATGGGGTTATTCAATTTATTATCTTATTGCCAATTTAA
- a CDS encoding response regulator transcription factor translates to MSKGTILIVDDEKEIRKLIAIYLKNEGYEVLQARDGEEGLEIVRKRDVHLIVLDIMMPKIDGIHMCMKVREIAEMPIIMLSAKTQDMDKILGLTTGADDYVAKPFNPLELIARIKSQLRRYMKMSGASVKDENVFEVGDIKINIATRQVIIANEEVKLTPREFEVLELLARNQGMVLNAEQIYERVWKEQAFQSDNTVMVHIRKIREKIEAIPRKPRYIKTVWGVGYKIEKDI, encoded by the coding sequence ATGAGTAAAGGAACGATACTTATCGTGGACGATGAGAAGGAAATTAGAAAACTTATCGCCATCTATTTGAAGAATGAAGGTTACGAAGTATTACAAGCTAGAGATGGTGAAGAGGGGTTAGAAATAGTAAGGAAAAGAGACGTGCATCTAATTGTACTTGATATTATGATGCCGAAAATAGATGGTATTCATATGTGTATGAAAGTGAGAGAAATAGCGGAAATGCCCATTATTATGCTGTCGGCAAAAACGCAAGATATGGACAAGATTCTAGGGTTAACAACTGGAGCAGACGATTACGTAGCAAAACCATTTAATCCACTTGAACTCATTGCTCGTATTAAATCACAACTTCGGAGATATATGAAAATGAGCGGGGCAAGTGTAAAAGATGAAAATGTATTTGAAGTTGGAGATATAAAGATAAATATAGCAACGCGGCAGGTCATTATTGCAAATGAAGAGGTGAAATTGACACCGAGAGAGTTTGAGGTATTAGAATTGCTTGCACGAAATCAAGGAATGGTATTAAATGCAGAGCAAATTTATGAAAGAGTATGGAAAGAGCAAGCTTTCCAATCCGATAATACTGTGATGGTACATATTCGGAAAATACGTGAAAAGATAGAGGCAATTCCAAGGAAGCCTCGTTACATTAAAACAGTATGGGGAGTTGGCTACAAGATTGAGAAAGATATTTGA
- a CDS encoding DedA family protein, giving the protein MELHELISYIEQYGYWALFFCLWLGIIGMPIPDEMIVMSGGFVSSLGVLSVIPAFLLTYLGVVSGLSLGYILGKIFGIRVLEKLMKKKKAKYLLKSQEIVGKYGHYALVISYFIPVVRHIVPYLVGMNNMSFKTYAIYSYVTGFVWTLVYFVLGSIFGKHIEMIVTLVTEYGIYFGGIVIIVSSISYVYMHKKNAVVSEIKQHS; this is encoded by the coding sequence ATGGAGCTACATGAATTAATATCATACATTGAGCAGTATGGTTATTGGGCACTATTTTTTTGTTTATGGCTTGGTATTATCGGTATGCCGATTCCAGATGAAATGATTGTAATGAGTGGTGGATTTGTATCTTCATTAGGCGTATTAAGTGTCATTCCTGCGTTTTTATTAACATATTTAGGCGTTGTATCTGGGCTTTCTTTAGGTTACATACTAGGGAAAATATTTGGCATAAGAGTGCTTGAAAAATTGATGAAAAAGAAGAAGGCGAAGTACCTTTTAAAATCACAAGAGATAGTAGGGAAATATGGTCATTATGCATTAGTAATAAGTTATTTTATCCCCGTTGTGAGACATATCGTACCGTATTTAGTAGGAATGAATAACATGTCATTTAAAACGTATGCGATTTATTCATATGTAACAGGATTTGTTTGGACGTTAGTTTACTTTGTGCTAGGCTCTATATTTGGAAAGCATATAGAAATGATAGTAACCCTTGTGACCGAGTATGGTATATATTTTGGTGGCATCGTTATCATAGTTTCTAGTATTTCTTATGTGTATATGCATAAGAAGAATGCGGTAGTGAGTGAAATAAAGCAACATTCATAG
- a CDS encoding class I SAM-dependent methyltransferase: protein MQLITFLHEFIKHPKHTGAIAPSSKILAKKMVDVIDFNRAKCIVESGPGTGVFTKEIMKRKKKETMFLLIEINEVFFKELKRKFKDEQNVIVVHGSAENIKTYMEELNIECIDYVLSGLPFTSLPEEVSKRILNNAMEAIHESGEFITFQYSLVKKGFIQHFFPEITLEKVWFNFPPAYVFSCKKVLRGAYA from the coding sequence ATGCAACTCATAACATTCTTACATGAATTTATTAAACACCCGAAACATACTGGTGCGATTGCGCCAAGTTCAAAAATATTAGCAAAGAAAATGGTAGATGTAATTGATTTTAATAGAGCGAAGTGCATTGTGGAATCAGGTCCTGGTACAGGAGTCTTTACGAAAGAAATTATGAAGCGAAAGAAGAAGGAGACAATGTTTCTTCTTATCGAAATTAATGAAGTGTTTTTCAAAGAGCTAAAGAGAAAATTTAAAGATGAGCAGAATGTCATTGTTGTACATGGTTCAGCTGAAAATATAAAGACGTATATGGAAGAGCTCAATATAGAATGCATTGATTACGTCTTATCAGGATTGCCTTTCACATCTTTACCAGAAGAGGTTTCAAAACGCATTTTAAACAACGCAATGGAAGCGATACATGAGAGTGGTGAATTCATTACATTTCAATATTCACTTGTGAAAAAAGGATTTATACAGCATTTCTTCCCTGAAATTACACTAGAAAAAGTTTGGTTTAATTTCCCGCCAGCCTACGTCTTTAGCTGTAAAAAAGTGCTAAGGGGAGCATATGCATAA
- a CDS encoding ABC transporter permease: MTLSSIALRNIQRNFKDYFVYFASMIFSIVIYFTFKALQYNSQMEKAAEASKKISGAFQVSSVMLIIFVAVFIIYSNGFFTRKRKKEVGLYSLLGIRKRQIGKMLFYENMLMGLMSLVIGIAIGSVLSKLFLELLVSMMGLNLNVHFEVPMAAIIDTAIIFFVIILYTSLQGYRLIYRFKLIELFRAEREGEAMPKGSVIMALISVFLIGSGYFLALMFMKAIMYANFMAVALYILLATVLGTYLLFMFFTVFVLKRARNNKSSFYNGMNMVTTSQLLYRIKGNAKSLATISILSAVTLTAVGTSVTMYYNTFTQSKAVAPYSYSYEKKDAELDKKVNAIFAEEKENHPVKDQFEAEMVPVKGKFEGVKVDFIFNMNYSISEKYQFISQSEFNKLAKKIDVETVNIAAGEAFIYDSSYIEGYEFSPEYKGNKAVFQIGNETKTLTIQGANNNAITNLGELVVVVPDEMYEQAKQAFGTRVVKNIDVKDERNSKVLTEKLTKVMPAGESEMAPPFRDFYTGFHMGLEATGLMMFIGMFLGLVFLLATGSIIYFKQLTEANADRERYVVLRKVGVTKQEMKKAIAKQVSFIFAIPLVIGILHSLFALKGLGNILPFEIMIPLLISIGVYGVIYIGYYFLTVRSYYKIVSAK, from the coding sequence ATGACCTTATCTAGCATTGCCCTCCGCAACATACAGCGGAATTTTAAAGACTACTTTGTATATTTTGCATCTATGATTTTTAGTATCGTCATTTACTTTACATTTAAAGCACTGCAATATAATTCACAAATGGAAAAAGCAGCGGAAGCCTCTAAAAAGATTAGCGGTGCGTTTCAAGTTTCCAGTGTGATGCTTATCATTTTCGTAGCAGTGTTCATTATATATTCGAACGGATTCTTTACACGTAAACGTAAAAAAGAAGTTGGCTTATATTCTTTATTAGGTATTCGTAAAAGACAAATTGGTAAAATGCTCTTTTATGAAAATATGTTAATGGGATTAATGTCATTAGTAATCGGGATTGCGATTGGTAGTGTCCTTTCAAAATTATTCCTTGAGTTATTAGTAAGTATGATGGGATTAAACTTAAACGTTCATTTTGAAGTACCGATGGCTGCCATTATTGATACAGCAATTATTTTCTTTGTGATTATTTTATATACATCACTCCAAGGGTATCGTTTAATTTATCGCTTTAAGTTAATTGAACTTTTCCGCGCAGAACGTGAAGGAGAAGCAATGCCAAAAGGATCTGTCATTATGGCATTAATTTCAGTTTTCTTAATCGGTTCAGGTTATTTCTTAGCGTTAATGTTTATGAAGGCAATTATGTATGCAAACTTTATGGCAGTTGCACTTTATATTTTACTTGCGACAGTATTAGGTACGTACTTACTATTTATGTTCTTTACTGTATTCGTATTGAAACGTGCAAGAAATAATAAATCATCGTTTTATAACGGTATGAATATGGTAACGACGTCACAGCTACTATATCGTATTAAAGGGAATGCAAAGTCACTTGCGACAATTTCTATTTTAAGTGCGGTAACATTAACAGCGGTTGGTACGTCAGTTACGATGTATTACAATACATTTACACAATCAAAAGCAGTTGCACCATACAGCTACTCTTATGAGAAGAAAGATGCAGAACTAGATAAGAAAGTAAATGCGATTTTTGCTGAGGAAAAAGAGAATCATCCTGTAAAAGATCAATTTGAAGCTGAGATGGTTCCTGTAAAAGGAAAGTTTGAAGGAGTTAAAGTCGATTTCATCTTTAATATGAACTACAGTATCTCAGAGAAATATCAATTTATATCTCAATCTGAATTTAATAAACTTGCTAAAAAAATCGATGTAGAAACAGTGAATATAGCTGCCGGTGAAGCCTTTATATATGATAGTTCTTATATTGAAGGGTATGAGTTTAGCCCTGAATATAAAGGAAATAAAGCGGTATTCCAAATTGGAAATGAAACGAAGACATTGACGATCCAAGGTGCAAATAATAATGCAATTACGAACTTAGGTGAATTAGTTGTTGTCGTTCCAGATGAAATGTATGAACAAGCGAAGCAAGCATTTGGAACACGTGTTGTGAAAAATATTGATGTAAAAGATGAAAGAAACAGTAAAGTATTAACAGAAAAATTAACAAAAGTGATGCCAGCTGGTGAATCAGAAATGGCACCACCATTTAGAGACTTCTATACTGGTTTCCATATGGGACTTGAAGCAACTGGACTAATGATGTTCATCGGAATGTTCTTAGGACTTGTATTCTTACTAGCAACAGGTTCTATCATTTACTTTAAACAATTAACAGAAGCAAATGCTGATCGTGAGCGTTATGTTGTACTTCGTAAAGTCGGGGTAACGAAACAGGAAATGAAAAAAGCTATCGCAAAACAAGTAAGCTTTATCTTTGCGATTCCGTTAGTAATCGGAATTCTACACAGCTTGTTTGCATTAAAAGGTTTAGGGAACATACTACCGTTTGAAATTATGATTCCGCTCCTAATTAGTATCGGAGTATACGGTGTCATTTATATCGGATATTACTTCTTAACAGTTCGTTCTTATTATAAGATTGTGAGCGCGAAGTAA
- a CDS encoding ABC transporter ATP-binding protein yields MKTVLEAKNIEKVYDTGGNKFAALKGINLQVKEGEFVGIMGPSGSGKTTLLNVLSTIDNATDGEILIDGKDIMKMNDDKLALFRRDHLGFIFQDYNLLDTLTVKENIALPLALSKVKANEIDRRVLEISKKFGIDHILSQFPYQVSGGQKQRCAASRAIVTSPSMIFGDEPTGALDSKSATDLLESMKSLNEYDNSTILMVTHDAFAASYCKRVIFIKDGELYKELHRGESTRKQFFQKVVDVMSSISGGMADDLI; encoded by the coding sequence ATGAAAACAGTGTTAGAAGCAAAAAATATTGAAAAAGTATATGACACAGGTGGGAATAAATTTGCAGCTTTAAAAGGTATTAACTTACAAGTAAAAGAAGGGGAGTTCGTTGGAATTATGGGGCCTTCTGGTTCTGGGAAGACGACTCTTTTAAATGTCCTTTCTACAATTGATAATGCGACGGACGGTGAGATTTTAATTGATGGAAAAGATATCATGAAGATGAATGATGATAAGCTGGCGTTGTTCCGCCGTGATCATTTAGGTTTCATCTTCCAAGATTATAACTTATTAGATACGTTAACGGTAAAAGAAAACATTGCGTTACCTCTTGCGTTATCGAAGGTGAAAGCGAATGAGATTGATCGCCGCGTTCTTGAAATCTCAAAGAAATTCGGTATTGATCATATTTTAAGTCAGTTCCCATATCAAGTATCTGGTGGGCAGAAGCAGCGCTGCGCAGCATCGCGTGCGATCGTTACAAGTCCGAGTATGATATTTGGGGACGAGCCGACTGGAGCACTTGATTCTAAATCAGCGACAGATTTATTAGAAAGTATGAAGTCGTTAAATGAATATGATAACTCTACAATTTTAATGGTAACGCATGATGCATTTGCGGCGAGTTATTGTAAACGAGTTATTTTCATTAAAGATGGTGAGTTATATAAAGAATTGCACCGCGGTGAATCAACACGTAAACAGTTCTTCCAAAAAGTCGTTGACGTAATGTCTTCCATTTCTGGAGGTATGGCTGATGACCTTATCTAG
- a CDS encoding AraC family transcriptional regulator: MDSLKNMNAAMRYIEENLTHELDFKEVAKIALCSEYHFKRMFSFLAGIPLSEYIRCRRLTLAVFELKDSNAKVIDVAIKYGYNSPDSFTRAFQNLHGITPSEARSTSRSLKAYSPMTFQLSIQGGNEMNYRIEEKGPFQIIGIQKRVPIVFNGVNEEIASMWKSLDSQSIETLKSLSNIEPTGIISASTNFSEGRMEEKGELDHYIGVATTKDCPKQFKQLEVANSTWAIFEAVGPFPDALQNVWGRIYSEWFPSSNYELAEGPEILWNESKDVSSPNFRSEIWVPVLKK; this comes from the coding sequence ATGGATTCACTTAAAAATATGAATGCGGCAATGCGGTATATTGAGGAAAACCTTACACATGAACTTGATTTTAAAGAAGTCGCAAAAATAGCTCTCTGCTCCGAATATCATTTCAAAAGAATGTTTTCTTTTTTAGCTGGCATACCACTATCAGAATATATTCGCTGTAGACGTCTTACGCTTGCTGTCTTTGAACTAAAAGATAGCAATGCAAAAGTCATTGATGTCGCTATAAAATATGGCTACAACTCACCAGATTCATTTACACGTGCATTTCAAAATTTGCACGGAATAACGCCTTCAGAAGCTCGAAGTACTAGTCGTTCTTTGAAAGCTTATTCACCAATGACCTTCCAACTATCCATTCAAGGAGGAAATGAAATGAACTATCGAATTGAAGAAAAAGGGCCATTTCAAATCATTGGTATACAAAAACGAGTACCGATTGTTTTTAACGGTGTAAACGAAGAAATTGCTTCTATGTGGAAAAGTTTAGACAGCCAATCAATCGAAACATTAAAGTCCCTTTCAAATATTGAACCTACCGGAATTATTAGTGCTTCTACGAATTTTTCTGAAGGAAGAATGGAGGAAAAAGGCGAACTCGATCACTATATTGGAGTAGCCACAACGAAAGATTGTCCAAAGCAATTCAAACAACTTGAAGTCGCAAATTCAACATGGGCTATATTTGAAGCTGTCGGTCCATTTCCTGATGCATTACAAAATGTGTGGGGACGTATTTATTCCGAATGGTTCCCTTCTTCGAACTATGAACTAGCGGAAGGACCGGAAATATTGTGGAATGAAAGTAAAGACGTATCATCGCCGAATTTCAGAAGCGAGATATGGGTACCTGTTTTAAAAAAGTAA
- a CDS encoding permease, whose protein sequence is MNISSLDLLKIRLITQLGLNTFKYEKDKKKKQNKILLSVSIALVGVMLMLYCGASAYGLVSLGISGIIPVYALVISSVLTLFFTIFKANGEIFAFKDYDLLMSLPIRVSTVITSRFLYLYLLNTIFSIIIMLPMGVVYGIHEKPSVSFYFMWFISMFIASLIPTTIAAVFGAAITAIASKFKNTNKITTILSFIVIITFGFFMLKNGNAQYSLNDMNGIGAIVSEQLTKVYPLANMFQKAIVHADIVAFILFVGISVIWYYLFVKILSLKYKQINTEITTYHMLSNYEIHGMRKESVLVALYKKELKRFFSSTVYVINSGMGVVMAIAFSLAIVVVGPSQLIAYPGIETLLQKVAPFAIAAAISMTCTTCVSLSLEGKNVWIIKSLPITPKMIYDSKILMNLSLSIPASLISAVLLIIGLKLDVWSSLFIVITPITYSFFSAVWGIFINNRFGYYDWVSETQIVKQSVGSFVGMFGGLIMAVIPALLIGTEAISNYRVFTFGVIIVLAIITIFLYKNESRRSIK, encoded by the coding sequence ATGAATATTAGTAGTCTAGATCTTTTAAAAATCCGCTTGATAACACAGCTTGGTTTAAATACTTTTAAATACGAAAAAGATAAAAAGAAGAAGCAGAATAAGATTTTGTTGTCAGTGTCTATTGCCTTGGTGGGTGTCATGTTAATGCTATATTGTGGTGCCTCAGCATATGGGTTGGTGAGCTTGGGAATAAGTGGAATTATCCCAGTTTATGCATTAGTTATTAGCAGTGTATTGACGTTGTTTTTCACTATATTTAAGGCAAACGGAGAGATTTTTGCTTTTAAGGACTACGACCTTTTAATGTCATTACCGATTCGTGTAAGTACTGTTATTACAAGTAGGTTTTTGTATTTATATTTGCTGAATACGATCTTTTCAATCATAATCATGCTACCAATGGGAGTTGTTTATGGCATACATGAGAAGCCATCAGTTTCTTTTTACTTTATGTGGTTCATCAGTATGTTTATAGCATCTTTAATTCCAACAACAATCGCAGCGGTCTTTGGAGCTGCGATTACGGCAATCGCTTCTAAATTTAAAAATACGAATAAAATAACTACGATTTTAAGTTTCATAGTAATTATTACATTCGGTTTCTTTATGCTAAAAAACGGAAATGCTCAATATAGCCTTAATGATATGAACGGGATTGGTGCAATTGTTTCGGAGCAATTAACTAAAGTGTATCCACTAGCTAACATGTTTCAAAAAGCAATTGTTCATGCTGATATTGTAGCTTTCATCCTATTCGTTGGGATATCAGTTATTTGGTATTATCTTTTTGTAAAAATACTTTCGTTAAAATATAAGCAAATAAATACAGAGATTACCACTTATCATATGCTTTCAAATTATGAGATTCATGGCATGAGAAAAGAAAGTGTATTGGTCGCATTGTATAAAAAAGAGCTGAAACGTTTCTTCTCTTCTACAGTGTATGTCATAAATAGTGGAATGGGAGTCGTGATGGCGATAGCTTTCTCGCTAGCTATAGTTGTAGTAGGACCAAGTCAATTAATAGCGTACCCTGGAATTGAGACCCTGTTGCAAAAGGTTGCGCCATTTGCTATTGCAGCAGCGATTTCGATGACGTGTACAACATGTGTGTCATTGTCATTAGAAGGAAAAAATGTATGGATTATTAAGTCGTTACCTATTACGCCAAAGATGATTTATGACAGTAAAATACTTATGAATCTTTCATTAAGTATACCTGCATCACTTATTAGTGCCGTATTACTGATAATAGGGTTAAAACTAGATGTTTGGAGTTCTCTTTTCATCGTAATAACACCGATAACATATTCATTCTTTTCGGCAGTATGGGGGATTTTTATTAATAATCGATTTGGTTATTATGATTGGGTATCAGAAACTCAAATAGTAAAACAAAGTGTAGGATCGTTTGTCGGTATGTTTGGTGGCTTAATTATGGCTGTTATACCTGCTTTGTTAATCGGTACTGAGGCTATCTCGAACTACAGGGTATTTACTTTTGGAGTTATTATAGTGCTTGCGATTATTACTATTTTCTTGTATAAGAACGAGTCGAGAAGAAGTATAAAATAA
- a CDS encoding ABC transporter ATP-binding protein yields the protein MLEIINFSKTYKGGKKAVDQLNITVQAGDIFGFIGHNGAGKSTTIKSLVGVIDFEEGEIFVDGHSVKKDPIACKRVMAYIPDNPDLYEQLTGIQYLNFVADVFKVSAKEREKEIQKYGDAFEITPYLGDLISSYSHGMKQKVAIISAVLHKPKLLVLDEPFVGLDPKAAVVLKGIMKELCEKGSAIFFSTHVLDVAEKLCNKIAMINRGKLALSGEVNSLIKEGSLEELFMKELANEY from the coding sequence ATGTTAGAAATTATAAATTTTAGTAAGACATACAAAGGTGGAAAAAAAGCAGTAGATCAGTTAAATATTACTGTTCAAGCAGGAGATATCTTTGGATTTATTGGACATAACGGTGCGGGGAAAAGTACAACGATAAAGTCATTAGTAGGAGTTATAGATTTTGAAGAGGGCGAAATTTTTGTTGATGGCCATTCAGTAAAAAAGGATCCGATTGCATGTAAAAGAGTAATGGCGTATATTCCAGATAATCCAGATTTATATGAGCAATTAACAGGAATTCAATATTTAAACTTTGTTGCGGATGTTTTTAAGGTGTCTGCAAAAGAGCGGGAAAAGGAGATACAAAAGTATGGAGATGCTTTTGAGATTACACCGTACCTAGGTGATTTAATATCTTCTTATTCACATGGTATGAAACAAAAAGTGGCGATTATATCAGCGGTTTTGCATAAACCGAAATTATTAGTTTTAGATGAACCTTTCGTTGGTCTTGATCCAAAGGCTGCTGTAGTGTTGAAAGGTATTATGAAGGAGCTTTGTGAAAAGGGAAGTGCGATTTTCTTTTCTACTCATGTTTTAGATGTAGCGGAGAAGTTATGTAATAAAATAGCGATGATTAATAGAGGGAAATTAGCACTTTCAGGGGAAGTGAATTCTTTAATAAAGGAAGGTTCATTGGAAGAGCTCTTTATGAAGGAGCTTGCTAATGAATATTAG
- a CDS encoding SdpI family protein translates to MKRHVLPWSLIIAIAIGWYIVWPYLPKQIPRHYNAAGMVDGYFSKVEASSVSIGSMVLLYLIWLAMGYIDVTKDKYKQHAKVLSAIHYAILLIGFGCNIFALLAVSNYIASGSIAFNFGLGTLFLVLGNYMQQTKPNGLVGIRMDWTLENPVVWRKTHRFASKVFVIGALCIYAGAVLPDPFNIFMAIGIILVCIFISTIKSYVIYKKEMQL, encoded by the coding sequence ATGAAAAGACACGTATTACCATGGAGTTTAATTATTGCAATTGCAATTGGCTGGTACATTGTATGGCCTTATTTACCGAAACAAATTCCACGTCATTATAATGCTGCAGGAATGGTAGATGGATATTTTTCTAAAGTAGAAGCGAGTTCAGTTTCAATAGGTAGTATGGTGTTGCTGTATTTGATATGGCTAGCTATGGGGTATATTGATGTAACGAAAGATAAGTATAAACAGCATGCTAAAGTCCTTTCTGCAATCCATTATGCCATTCTTTTGATAGGGTTCGGCTGTAATATATTTGCGCTATTAGCAGTGTCTAATTATATTGCATCGGGCTCCATTGCATTTAATTTCGGACTTGGAACATTGTTTTTAGTACTCGGCAATTATATGCAACAAACGAAGCCAAATGGCTTAGTAGGAATCCGGATGGACTGGACATTAGAAAATCCTGTAGTTTGGAGAAAAACACACAGATTTGCTTCGAAGGTATTTGTAATAGGTGCACTTTGTATATATGCTGGGGCGGTACTTCCAGATCCATTCAATATTTTTATGGCAATTGGAATAATATTAGTATGCATCTTCATATCAACGATAAAGTCATATGTTATTTATAAAAAAGAAATGCAATTGTGA
- a CDS encoding SdpI family protein, whose translation MRKHLIAIILILITCIAWAFAWPHLPEEVPSHWNIADEVDGYMSKMGMMIFDVAIMVFIYVLVTVLPKIDPKYDNYKKFPKALGRINGAILFFLFTINMMTLANGLGYNVPIGIVVNIMVGILFVVLGNYMQQCKPNFFIGIKTPWTLSSENVWRKTHRIGSKIMMIGGIVIIFSSFLPGMWKMICLLSVVVVLVVGTMVYSYVVYKKEIGA comes from the coding sequence ATGAGGAAGCATCTTATCGCAATTATATTAATTCTTATAACTTGTATTGCATGGGCGTTTGCTTGGCCACATTTGCCAGAAGAAGTTCCGAGTCATTGGAACATTGCTGATGAAGTAGATGGATATATGTCAAAAATGGGAATGATGATTTTTGATGTAGCAATTATGGTTTTTATATATGTATTAGTGACTGTATTACCTAAGATCGATCCGAAGTACGATAACTATAAAAAATTTCCTAAAGCACTTGGAAGGATAAATGGAGCAATTTTATTTTTCTTATTTACTATTAATATGATGACACTAGCAAATGGTTTAGGATATAACGTTCCAATTGGAATTGTTGTGAACATAATGGTCGGTATCCTTTTCGTTGTACTCGGCAATTATATGCAGCAATGTAAACCAAATTTCTTCATAGGTATTAAGACACCATGGACTTTAAGTAGTGAAAATGTATGGAGAAAAACGCATAGGATAGGATCAAAGATTATGATGATTGGTGGTATTGTAATCATATTTTCCTCGTTTCTTCCGGGAATGTGGAAGATGATTTGTTTGTTAAGCGTTGTCGTTGTACTGGTTGTTGGTACAATGGTTTATTCCTATGTTGTTTATAAGAAAGAGATAGGGGCTTAA